The genomic region GGTTGAGGATCATCCTGAAATCTACGCCAACCTGGGGCTCCATGACCTCGGCGACAAAATGTTTGCCTGGCTGCGCGAAAACAACCCTGGCGCAAGCCTGAATGCGGCCTATTCCAGCCTGCCCGTTGCCGAAATCACGCCGCGCGAAGCATATAACGCTATCGTCAATGACAACGTTGAAATGGTGGCCATTGAGAACCTGCCAGGGCGTATCGCGGCGAACTCGGTAATTCCTTATCCGCCGGGGATCCCGATGCTGCTGTCCGGGGAAAACTTTGGCGACGAGAACAGCCCGCAGGTGGGTTATCTCCGGGCGCTACAGTCATGGGATCATCATTTCCCCGGCTTCGAGCACGAAACCGAAGGGACAGAGATTATCAATGGCGTCTATCACGTCATGTGTGTAAAAGCGTAATAATGGAAATACCACTGATTTCCTGAGTAATCACGTTCACATTCTGCTTTGTCATACCTTTTGCGCGGGCCTCCCCCGCGCTTTTTTTTTCACGAATAAACAGAGTTTCCACTCTGTAAAATTGACTTTACTTAAGAAAAACTCAGTTACACTTGCAATTATTTCCATATCGATTATCTTATTATCGACCTCATTCGTCATACAAAACAAAATAACCGTCTTATCTCGCTCCTTTGGCGAGAACGGATATTTATGTCCTATTGCAGGAGTTAGGGTATGAGAATATACAGTAATGAACCGTGCATCGTTGTGTTAACCGAAAAAGACGTTTGGCTAAGAATAAATGGTAAGGAGGCAATTTCCTTAAAAGCCAATAACATGGCTCTTATTGCTTGTGAAAATAACATCATTGATATCTCTTCATTTAATAACGCACTGGTCGCACATATTAGCCGCGATATAATTAAAGAATATCTGCGTTTTTTAAATAAAGACCTGTCCACTATTCCTGTATGGCCGCGAAGCGCGACTCCAGCCATCGCCGTCGATTGCATGACGCCCGATGTCTTTTGCGTTGCCGCGCAATACAGTATTCAGCACAATGACAGCCCAGGTGAGGAAGAGCGCGCACGTTCTCTGCTGTTCACCGTACTTTCCCGCTTTCTCGAAAGCAAAAAGTTCCTGCCGTTGCTGATGTTTATGCTGCGTACCCGGATTAGTGACAGTGTTTACCATATTATCGAAAGCGATATCCATAAGTCGTGGAATCTTAATCAGGTCGCCAGTTGCTTATGCCTGAGCCCCAGCCTGCTTAAGAAAAAATTGAAAAGTGAAAATACCACTTACAGTGAAATCATCACTACCTGTCGTATGCGTTACGCTGTTAATCAACTATTAACAACCGGGAAAAATATTTCTCAAATTTCTGAACTTTGTGGTTACAACAGCACATCTTATTTTATTTCAGTATTTAAAGAGTTCTATGGCATGACTCCTTTACACTATGTTAGCCATTTTAAAGATCAGGCTGCAGCGTAATAAGCATTTAACGTCGGCTTAATTAATTATGAGCTACAATAATATCGTCATTGGCGATAAGCCTTATCAGACAACATTCATCCGCACGCCAAGGGCGTATTATTAAGAGCAATTTCTTGTTCCTAACAGGAGTAATATTATGTCCTCGGATGCTGATGCCCACAAAGTGGGTTTAATCCCCGTCACCTTAATGGTGTCGGGGAATATCATGGGTTCAGGGGTTTTCCTCCTGCCCGCAAACCTTGCCTCCACCGGTGGGATTGCAATCTACGGATGGTTTGTCACGATCCTCGGCGCGCTGGCGCTGTCGATGGTTTACGCCAAAATGTCGTCCTTAGATCCCAGTCCCGGCGGTTCTTACGCTTATGCGCGGCGCTGCTTTGGTCCGTTCCTCGGCTATCAAACTAACGTGCTGTACTGGTTAGCCTGCTGGATTGGTAACATTGCGATGGTCGTGATTGGCGTCGGTTATCTCAGCTACTTCTTCCCGATCCTAAAAGATCCGTTAGTGCTGACGCTAACCTGTGTCGCGGTGCTGTGGATCTTTGTCCTGCTCAATATTGTCGGCCCTAAAATGATCACCCGCGTTCAGGCGGTCGCCACGGTGCTGGCGTTGATCCCTATTGTGGGTATCGCGGTGTTTGGCTGGTTCTGGTTCCACAGCGCTACCTACATGGCTGCCTGGAACGTCAGCGGCATGAACACCTTTGGAGCGATTCAAAGCACCCTTAACGTCACGCTGTGGTCGTTTATTGGGGTGGAAAGCGCCTCAGTAGCGGCAGGGGTGGTTAAAAACCCAAAACGCAACGTGCCGATTGCCACCATTGGTGGGGTGCTGATTGCGGCCGTCTGCTATGTGCTTTCGACAACGGCAATTATGGGGATGATCCCTAACGCGGCGCTGCGTGTCTCCTCTTCTCCGTTCGGTGATGCGGCACGTATGGCGTTGGGTGAAACCGCAGGCGCAATTGTCTCCTTCTGCGCGGCGGCGGGCTGCTTAGGTTCGCTGGGCGGCTGGACGTTACTGGCCGGGCAGACGGCAAAAGCCGCCGCCGATGACGGTCTTTTCCCGCCAATTTTTGCTCGCGTGAACAAAGATGGCATCCCGGTGGCCGGGCTGATTATCGTCGGTATCCTCATGACCATCTTCCAGTTCAGCAGTATTTCGCCGAACGCGACGAAAGAATTTGGTCTTGTCTCTTCCGTCTCGGTCATCTTCACGCTAGTGCCATATCTCTACACCTGTGCCGCACTCCTGTTGCTCGGTCATGGGCACTTTGGCAAAGCGCGTCCGGTGTATCTGCTGGTCACTTTTGTGGCGTTTATTTACTGCATCTGGGCAGTGGTCGGTTCTGGAGCGAAAGAGGTCATGTGGTCATTTGTCACCCTGATGATCATCACCGCGCTCTATGCACTCAATTACAACCGGATCCATAAAAACCCGTATCCTCTGGATGCGCCGGTAAGCAAAAATTAATACAGATTATTGATGTTGCCCGATGGCGCCAGCCTGTCGGACGTGTGCTCCCCCAGCCAACCTTAAGTTCTTAAGGTTGGCTTAATTTTAGTCTGAGAGTATTTGCGCACTAAATTGATGGAACCCCCACCATGTTAAAGCGCATTGTAAAAAGACCGACTCTCAGCCTGCTCACCTGGCTACTTCTGGTTTCATTTTATCTCTCTGTTTTTCTGAACATTGCGTTCTACAGGCAGGTTATCCAGGCGCTGCCGATGGATTCGCTGCGCAATGTGCTGGTTTTTATATCGATGCCGCTGGTGGCGTTCAGCGTTATCAATATTGTGCTGACTTTATCCTCATTCCTGTGGCTGAACCGGCCTCTGGCCTGTCTTTTTGTCATTGTGAGCGCGGCGGCGCAGTACTTCATTATGACGTACGGCATCGTCATCGACCGCACGATGATTGCGAACATGGTAGACACGACGCCTGCCGAAACCTTCGCCCTGATGACGCCGAAGATGGTACTCACGCTTGGATTAAGCGGTATTGTGGCCGCCATCGTTTTCTGCTGGATCAAAATAAAACCGGCCGCTCGGCCCTTACGTAGCGGCCTTTATCGCATAGCGAGCGTTCTGGCGTCCGTCGCAGTGATCCTGCTGGTCGCCGCCCTTTTCTATAAAGATTACGCCTCGCTGTTTCGCAACAATAAAGAGCTGGTCAAATCGCTCAGCCCGTCGAACAGCCTGGTCGCCAGTTGGTCATGGTATTCCCATCAGCGTCTGGCGAACCTGCCCCTGGTGCGTATTGGCGAAGATGCCCATCGCAACCCGCTGATGCAGCAAGCGAAGCGTAAAACCCTGACCGTTCTGATCGTGGGCGAAACCTCACGTGCTGAAAACTTCTCGCTCGGCGGTTATGCCCGCGAAACTAACCCGCTGCTGGCAAAAGATAACGTGGTCTAC from Citrobacter sp. RHB25-C09 harbors:
- the adiC gene encoding arginine/agmatine antiporter, producing MSSDADAHKVGLIPVTLMVSGNIMGSGVFLLPANLASTGGIAIYGWFVTILGALALSMVYAKMSSLDPSPGGSYAYARRCFGPFLGYQTNVLYWLACWIGNIAMVVIGVGYLSYFFPILKDPLVLTLTCVAVLWIFVLLNIVGPKMITRVQAVATVLALIPIVGIAVFGWFWFHSATYMAAWNVSGMNTFGAIQSTLNVTLWSFIGVESASVAAGVVKNPKRNVPIATIGGVLIAAVCYVLSTTAIMGMIPNAALRVSSSPFGDAARMALGETAGAIVSFCAAAGCLGSLGGWTLLAGQTAKAAADDGLFPPIFARVNKDGIPVAGLIIVGILMTIFQFSSISPNATKEFGLVSSVSVIFTLVPYLYTCAALLLLGHGHFGKARPVYLLVTFVAFIYCIWAVVGSGAKEVMWSFVTLMIITALYALNYNRIHKNPYPLDAPVSKN
- a CDS encoding AraC family transcriptional regulator — encoded protein: MRIYSNEPCIVVLTEKDVWLRINGKEAISLKANNMALIACENNIIDISSFNNALVAHISRDIIKEYLRFLNKDLSTIPVWPRSATPAIAVDCMTPDVFCVAAQYSIQHNDSPGEEERARSLLFTVLSRFLESKKFLPLLMFMLRTRISDSVYHIIESDIHKSWNLNQVASCLCLSPSLLKKKLKSENTTYSEIITTCRMRYAVNQLLTTGKNISQISELCGYNSTSYFISVFKEFYGMTPLHYVSHFKDQAAA